In one window of Zingiber officinale cultivar Zhangliang chromosome 11A, Zo_v1.1, whole genome shotgun sequence DNA:
- the LOC122032082 gene encoding uncharacterized monothiol glutaredoxin ycf64-like translates to MATIAAAVSARTLMTLLARRSYWTANTAARALAVSFQAPTLPNSSLFKRSAATLVAQTVRLPFKNHASSLSARYFSALSPEMKSTLDKLIQSHKVLLFMKGTKDFPQCGFSNAVLQILKTLNVPFETVNILGDDTSLREGMKAYSSWPTFPQLYIDGEFYGGCDITIEKFKSGELQERLEKALSS, encoded by the exons ATGGCCACCATTGCTGCTGCCGTCTCTGCTCGAACTCTCATGACCTTGCTCGCTCGTCGCTCTTATTGGACAGCCAACACCGCCGCGAGGGCTCTAGCGGTCTCTTTCCAAGCCCCTACCCTTCCGAACTCGTCTCTCTTCAAAAGGAGTGCTGCTACACTCGTCGCCCAGACAGTTCGGTTACCGTTCAAGAATCATGCGTCCTCCCTCTCAGCTCGATACTTCTCCG CGCTGAGTCCTGAGATGAAGTCGACACTAGATAAGTTGATTCAGTCCCACAAGGTCCTGCTTTTCATGAAAGGAACCAAAGATTTTCCTCAGTGCGGTTTCTCGAACGCTGTTCTGCAAATATTAAAGACGTTGAACGTACCCTTTGAGACAGTGAACATACTCGGAGATGATACTTCTCTGCGTGAGGGGATGAAGGCATACTCCAGCTGGCCAACTTTTCCCCAACTCTACATTGATGGAGAGTTCTACGGTGGCTGTGATATTACTATTG AAAAATTCAAGAGTGGGGAGTTGCAGGAACGATTAGAGAAAGCATTGTCTTCTTGA